GGCGCTGGCGTCGCGGTCGAAGGAGAAGTCGCCGTATGCCTCGGAGCCGCTCCTCTGCTGCTGCCACACGAAGAAGAGCGTGGAGCCCGGGCGGTACTCCCAGCGCAGCACGGCGTTGCCCCGCAGGCTGCGGAAGTTGAAGTCCGGGTTGCGGAACCGGAAGTCGGCGTCGCCGTCGCCGTCGGAGTCCAGGTCGTACGCCGTCTCGCGCCCCTCCGCGTCGACCACGGGGGTCAGCCGCTCGCCGAGCTCCGTCTTGGCGATCGCGCGCGGCGCGGCGAACTCCTTGAAGTCGTGGTACTCGCCGGTGGAGACGAACGGCTGCGCGAACAGCTCCAGCGACAGCGTGGGGCTGAAGGTGACGTTCAGCCGCGTGTCCATCGACACCGTGCGCTGCGACAGCCCGCCGAAGACCGCGCGGCGGCCGTAGAAGGCCACCGCCGAGGGGTCGGCAAAGGCGTCCACGAACTGCGTCGGCGTCTCCAGGCGGAAGAACGACGGGCTCACCGTGAGCGAGACGTTCGAGGTGGGCCGGTAGCGCACGCCCAGGTTGGCGCTCGCCTCGAAGCCGCCGTCCTCGCGCCAGAAGTAGCCGGGGTTGGTGCTGAGCGCCAGCGGCTTGCGCATGTCGGTGTTCAGGTTCCACCCCACGAAGCGGCTGGCGGCGCGGCGCACGACGGCGCCGCCGCGGGTGAGCCGCTCGTCGAACACCTCGGGGCGGTACTGCAGGTAGAGCCCCGTCCCCCAGTAGTTGGGCAGGTCGGCGTAGAGCGAGAGGTGCACCTGCCGGTCGTTCACGTCGCCGTCGAAGTTGAACTGGTTCTGCGCGCCCGCGGTGATGCCGAGGTAGCGGTACCAGCGCGTGGGCGTGGTCCAGCGCCGGTTCACGTTCACCAGCGTCCACACGTAGTCGGCGCGGGTGATGATGGCGGCGTCGTTCACCTCGAAGCCGGGGCTGCGCACGTTCAGCTGCGTCTCCCAGCGCAGCGGCCCGCCCTCCCTGGCCAGGCGCGCGTACCCCGCGAAGCCGCGCATCGAGGTCAGCGACGGGTCGTACGCGTCGGAGAAGAGCCCGTTGCCCCCGTGCTCGCGGTCGGGGCGCTGGAAGTAGCGCGCCGAGGAGCGCTGCAGCCGCAGGATCGCCAGCGAGTCGCCGGCCACGCTGCTCACGGCCACGTTGCCCATGAGCCGGTAGGTGCGGTTGTTCCAGTAGACGTTCCAGTCCACCCCCAGCGCCTCGGCGTGGCTGGAGAGCTGGTGGCGCAGCGTGTCGTAGCCGAAGCTGCGCGCCACCGAGGTGGCGATGGCGCCCACGGTGGCGTTGCCGCCGCGGAAGGTGCGTCGCACGCGGCCCACCAGGTAGTTGGTGAGCGGCTCCACCTCGCGCTCGACCTCGGCGCCCGCGGCGTCGATGAAGCGGGCCTTCTCGGCCCCGGTGACGGCCTCCAGCACGCCGATCTCCAGCCCGTTGCCGAGCCTGCCGGTGAGCTTGGCGGCGCCCAGGATCGGGGTGTTCTCGGGGACGTCGCTGAAGGTGGTGCGGAACGGCATCCCCCCCTGCGGCCGCCGGCCGATCCGCCGCGAGTAGAAGAGGTTGGTGCTGCTCACGTTGCTGCAGGTGAAGCAGCTCAGGCCCCCGAAGCCCAGGATGCCGCTCCCCTCCACGAAGAAGGGGCGCTTCTCCTCGAAGGAGACCTCGAAGGCGGAGAGGTTGACCACCGCCGGGTCCACCTCCACCTGGCCGAAGTCGGGGTTGAAGGTGGCCGAGAGCGTCAGGTTGGAGCCCAAGAGCGCCTTGACGTCGGCGCCGGTGCGCACGTCGTAGGCGCTCGCGTCGTGGAACGGGCTCCCCGGCTGGGGCGAGCGGACGTACGCGGCGCGCGCCAGCATGTACGGCATCACCTCCCACCCGCCGGGGCGGCGGGCCACGTCGAGGCCCTGCAGGTGGCCGAAGTACGCGGGGCCGCCGTTCTCCTGCTTCCCCCAGAAGCTCCACATGGAGATCTCGTTCAGCCGCTCGACGTAGCGCCAGATCTGCACGCCCCAGGTCTGCGCCGAGTCGCGCGAGAAGCGCAGTTGCGACCAGGGGATGCGCAGCTCGGCCGTCCACCCGGCCGAGTCGACGCGGGTGGCGGCCTGCCAGACGGGGTCCCACGAGGGGTCGGCCGAGGGCGAGGCCTGCCCGGCGTCGGTCTTCACCCCCGAGGGGTTGATGCGGAAGACGGTGCGCCCGGCGTGGTCGTGGTAGGTGTCGAAGACCAGCTCCAGCCAGTCGCCGCCGGCGTCCTGGTCGCGCCGGGCCAGGCGGGTGCGCACCCCGGCGGCGCCCAGCGTGTCGTGCATGCGGGCGCCCACGTAGAGCGCGTCGGGGCCGTAGGCGAAGCGCACCTCGGTGCGCTGCGTGGCCGGCTGGCCCTCGTTCGGGTCCTGCTGGCGGAAGTCGGTGGCCGCCGGGGCGGCGGCCCACGCCGCGTCGTCCAGCGCGCCGTCGAGCTTCACCTCGCCGGCGGGCACGGCGCGCACGGTGGGCGCCGTGCCGGCGTGGGTGGGGCGGTGCGCGGGCGCGGCGGCGCCGGTGCCGAGCGCCACCTGGGCGGCGAGCGGGGCGGCGAGCAGAAGCGAGAGCACGAGCGCCGCGGCGAGCGGCTGCGCGGAAGCGTTGCGAGGGTGCATGGGAGTCCGCCGGGTGCGGTGTGATGGCCGTCGGGAGAGCGAACGCACCCTTGGACGGGGACGGCGCCCGGATGGTTTGGACGCCGTCTCCGGCGTCCCTCGGGCGACCTCGCGTGGCGGCGGCCGCCCGGCTGCCGGGCCGCGCCACGCGCTGGAAACGACTCGACGGCCGGGAGCAGGCGGCTGGTGTGGCGAATCGGGCGATTCGTCACCGCGCCCTCCCGGCCGGCGAGAAGCGGCTGCATACTGGGCCACGCTCACTTCGTTCCCCGGAAATCACGTTCTGCTATTTTCTCAAGTCTTTGTCATGCAATTACTTACATCAGGTCCAGAAGAGGGCGGCCGATCCCGCGTCAGGCCCTGATGATTCTCACGCAGAGGTAGCAGAGGTAGCAGAGAACTCATCGCTCGCTACGACCCACTCTGCTTACTCTGCTGACTCTGCGTGAGGCTTTGTCTTTTTTGGTGTTTTGGATCCCGCAACGGACGAGGCCAGCGCATGTCCAGCCTTCGCAGGTCGCTTCATCGGGCGATCGGGATGCGGGTCGCCGTCCCGCTCCTCCTCGCGATCCCGGCGGCCGCCGCGGCGCAGGGGCAGCCGGCGGCGAAGACGCGCGTCGTCGTGCTCGGGGTGACGCACTCCAACCAGCTGGTGGCGGAGAGCTACCAGCCGGCCGTCTTCCGCGCCTTCTTCAACCGGGTGCGCCCGGCGGCGGTGTGCGTGGAGCGCGACCCCGACTCGTTCGCGCGCGGGAGCCACCACGAGTTCACCTACGAGATCCAGCACATCGCGCTGCCGTGGGCGGAAGAACGCGGCGTCCCCGTGCACCCGTTCGACTGGTACGCGCCGCCCGGGGACGAGCTGCTGGGGCTGGGGATGACGTGGGACCCGCCGCCCGCCGTGCGCCGCCGCGGCGCGCCGCAGAACTTCCTCACCTTCGGCGACTCGGCGGCGCTCGGGCTGCCCTTCTTCTACGCCGAGTCCGACAGCGTGCGGAAGGACTACCGCGACTGGTACGACGCCGTCCCCGAGCGCGCCTCGATCGACTTCGCGCGGCGGCTCTTCCTCTACCGCACCTTCCTGCAGGCGCGGCGGGCGGCGGCCGCGGCGGCGCGGTACCCCGGGCGCACGGTGCTGGTGGTGGTCGGCTCGTACCACGCCGAAGACATCGAGCGCATCCTGGCCGACGACCCGCGCTTCGAGCTGGCGAGGCCGTCCTCCTTCGGCCTCCCCGAGGGCGAAGAGGTGGAGAAGGAGGTGCGCGGCGGCGACCTGTTCGCCATCGCCGCCTACAACCTGCTGGGCGCGCAGGCCAGGCAGGGGCCCGTGGACTGGGAGTGGGTGCGCCGCGTGGTCGCCCGCCTCGCACGAGAGCAGGGGACGCCGGAGGTGGCGCTGCTCCAGACGCGCCTGGCCGTGCTGACGGGAGAGCTGGCGCCGGCGGCGGCGCTCGCGCGCTACGAGGAGCTCGCCCGGCGGGCGGACGCGGACGCGCGCTTCACCTGGGACGGCGTGCGCGACCGCTCGCGGCTGGACTCGTACTTCGACCCGTTCGGCAACCTCACCGTCGCCCGGCGCGCGCTGCTGGAGGCGGCGCGGGAGCACGGCAAGCTGGGCCACGCCGGGCCGGCCGCGGAGCTGCGGCGGCGGCTCGAGGCGGGGCTGAGCCCGCTCCAGCGCGCGCAGCTGGCGGCGTACTGGGAGGATTGGCTGGCGGGTATGCGGTAGCCGGGCGACGGGCCCGGGCACTCCCCCGGAGTCCGTCCGGAGGCCGGCATCGCCGCCCCCTCCCCCGCCGCGCGGTGGAGGGAGAGCACGAGTGCGCGGAAGCGAAACAGGCGCGCCGCCGTGCGGGACGGCGGCGCGCCTGGGTTCCTCCGGGGAGGGTCCGCGCTCAGTTGCTGCCGGGCGCCGGGGCCGGAGCGGGGTTGCGCAGCGCCTCCATGCGGTCGACCAGCGCCTGCGCCTGCGGGTCGATCTGGTTCATCCGCGCCAGGAGGACCGCCAGGTACGCCTTGCGCTTCTCCTGGATCTCCGGCAGCGCCAGCGCGCGCTGCTGCAGGCCGGCGAAGTACGTCTGCAGCTGCTGCGCCTCGGCGGCGAGCTGGTTGAGCTTGGCGTTGTCGTTGGCGGCGCGGGCGGCCTCGACCTCCTGGTTCAGCGCCTCGCCGCGCGCGGCCTTGTTCTTCGCCTCGGGATCCAGGCCCTGCATGGCCGCCATCACCTCGTCGCCGAACTTCTTCTGCGCGGCCTGCACGGCCGAGTCCTGCAGCGCCTGCTGCTGCAGCTGGCCCAGCCGCTGCTGGATCTGCTGGAGCTCGGCCTGCGGGTTCGCCGAGGGAGCCGGCGCGGGCGCCGGGGCCGGGTGCTGGTGCTGCGGAGCGGGCGTGGTCTGCGCGGCGGCGGCGGCCGGAAGCGCCAGCGCGGCGAGCGCCAGGAGCGCGGTGCGGGTCTTGTTCTGCACGGGTCTTCCTCCAGCAGAGAAACGTATTCTTTCCCGCCGGCTCACCCGTGCAGGGGCGTCCGGCGACTCGAACGAAGCCTCGCTATCACCCCGACCCCGGGGATTGGTTCCGCACCGAACCATTAATTCCAAAACGCGCGTTCAACTGCAACTCGTTGTGGTTGCAGAGGATGCAAGGGCGGCGAAGGCGGATCGGGGTCATCGCGCCTCTCCCGTCATTCCCTCCCGACCCGTGCCGGGCGAAAGAAACCCGGCCGTCGTGATGGACACGACGGCCGGGACGCGGCCGGCTTCCGCCGCCGCCCTCGGGACGGACCGTCAGAGGGACGCCAGCTCGGTGGCGAGGATGGCGTTCTCCACGGGGACGATCGGCGTGTAGTCGCGGCTCGCCAGGAACTCGGGGCGCGGGCTGGGCACCGGCGGGGTGTTCAGCACGCTGTTGTAGGTGACGATCACCACCGCCCGGTCGAAGGGCGACATGTTGGGCGAGGAGCCGTGCACCACGTTGGGGTCGAAGAGGAGCACCGAGCCCGCCGGGCCCTTCGGCCCCACGATCCCGTTCTCCGCCACCAGCCGCGCCAGGTCCTGCCGCGAGATGGTGTAGGTGAGGCGGGCCGCCACGTTGCTGGCCCAGCTCGGCCCCTCGGGGTCGGTCTCCAGCTCGCGGTCGTCGGTGGCCAGCACGCCGTGGTGGTGCGAGCGCGGGATGATCAGCAGGGGCCCATTGAACTCGTTCACCTCGTCCAGGAACACCATGGCGTTGATCACGCGGTTGGCGGGCATCCCGTCTTCGTTGCGCCAGTAGATGAAGTCCTGGTGCCACTCCCAGACCTCGCCCCCGAACGCCTGCTTCGCGTTGATCTTGAACTGGTGGACGTACACCTCGCTGTCCAGCGCGCCCCGGGCGAGCTCCACCAGGCGGGCGTCCGCGGCCAGGGCGCCGAAGAGCGGGTGGCGGTTGTGCGTGCCGTAGACCGAGCGCACGATGCCGCTCCCCTCCTCCAGCACCCGCCCCGGAGAGTCCTCGCCGAAGACCGCCGGGAGCTCCGACCGCATGCGCGCGACCTCCTCCGCGGAGAAGAGCTCGGGGAGGAAGAGGTAGCCTTCCTCCCGGTACTGGCGGATCTGCACGTCCGTCGACTGCATGGGGATCTCCCTGTCTGAAGATGGCAACCGCGCTCCTCGCGCGCGCAACGAGGCCCCGCCGGGCGCCACCGCGGCGGGCTCTATGTCGGAGCCGAGCGTCAGCTCATTGGGCGCCTTGCAAATGGACAAAGTGGCACAGGTGACCCGTAAGGTACTGTGCCGGACGGACCGGACCCTGCTCCTGGCGTACGTAATGCGCCATCCCGCCACAGAACCAGATTGTGACGGAACAGGCGTCGTTAGCAAGATAATGAGGAACCGGCTCCGTCAACAACGGCTTGTAGACGCCAATTCATTTCGTGAACTGGTCCGAGTCGTCCAAGCTATTCCAGAGCAATGCTTTCGACGTGAACCGTCCGCTGCGGGCCTCCCTTGCACGGCTGGGGAACCGGGCCGGTGCGCCCCTCGAGTGGACGCCGGGCACGCGCTCGTCCACGTCATGTCCAAATAGGTGCGCCCCGTCAGCGGTGACGAGGCGATGCGAAAGAAGCCCGGCCGTCGCGGCGAAAGCGACGGCCGGGCGATGGGCCCACCAGGATTCGAACCTGGGACCGAAGGATTATGAGTCCTCTGCTCTAACCGCTGAGCTATGGGCCCGGAAGACGGAACGGGAAGGAACCGCGCGGACGAATATAGTCCCGTCCGGCCCCGAATTCAACGGAGGTCCGGACCTGCCGGGAGGAGGATCGCTCGGAGAAACAGCGCCGCCCCGGCGCAGGACGCCGGGGCGGATGTATTCGCGCAACCGTTGAGGAGGATTGAGGGCCGAGGCGCCCGTCAGGACTCGGCCAGCGGGACCTGCTCCACGGAGGGCGTAACGGGCGCCTGCACCAGGCGCGCGCCAGGCCGGGGCGCCGTCACCGTGAGCGGCGCGAGCTGGCAGGGGTTCGCGGCGTCGCCGCAGGTGGAGAGTCCGGCTTCGGCGTAGCTGCGGGTCAGCGCGGTGTCGAGGCCCGCGTAGGCCAGCAGGGTCAGCACGAAGGAGGCGAACAGGATGCGCACGGAGGTGGTGAGGTTCTTCGGCATTTGGCCCTCGTCGGGTTCGGCGTTCAGGTTGCGAGTCTACGGGTACCTCGTACCGCGTCTCACTCGTCGCATATGACGCAGCCAGAGGGCAAAAAGTTTTATCGGCGATGATTAGGCGCTGATTAACGAGCCAGCGCGGATGCGGCAGATCCGCCGCCTCCGCGCCGTAACCCATTACGCCGCATCCGCTTGCCGCCCCGGCGGGCCGATGCCGACGCGGGTGTACACTTCAGGCCGGAGCCGCTCCCGGTTCTCGCGGACGCACTCCTCCGCCGGGGTCGGGGGAGAGCGGGTGGCAGGCTCTGGCGCGGCGGCGGGCAGCCCTCACCCGCCGCCTTGGAGCGGCAACCCTCTCCCAAGTCTGGGAGAGGGTGAACATGACGGGGTCGGTGCGTGGGAGGGATGAATCCACGGCTACAACTGCGCAAAGCCCGCCTGCGCGGGCTCCCTTCGGTGTGGGCGCCCGGTTCGGCGCGGGGAGGCTGGCTTCGGGCGGGCGAGGCAGGCCTCGCCCCTACGGGGGTCGCTCCGGCGATGAGGTGCGTGAGGGATGCGCGCCCGGAGGGCCGGGACCCGGGCGTGCCGGGGGTTTGGCACGACCGGGGCCCGGCGCCGTTGGGCACAGTCGTATCGTGCCCTACGGCGCGCGCAGCCCGGCCCGGAGCGCAGCGGAGGGACACGCCCAAAACCGCAGTGCGAAGTCCCGAGTGCGAAGTGCGAAGTGCTACGTGGCGTAGCGGCGCGTCATGCGGGCGCAGAAGTCGGCGAACTGGTCGACGCACTTCGGGGGGCTGGTGTGGTGCGGGACCACGCCGCAGCTCTCGGGGGTGAAGCAGAAGGTGAGCGTGACGTCGAAGCCCTCCAGCGCCCGCATCTGCCGGTCGAACCAGGCTTCGGCGCCCTCGCGGTCGTGGTCGTCGCTCCAGGCCAGGCCGGTGCGCAGCTTCTTCACGCCGAGGCGCTTCAGCCAGCGCACGGCGTCGTCCAGGCGCGGGTCCTCGTAGTGGAACCACTGGCAGACGCCCAGCTCGGGGGCGAATTCGGCGAAGCGGGCCAGCGCGCGCTTGGGGCTTCCGTCGGGGCGGATGAGGCCCATGTGGAAGTGGCGGAAGTACGAGGAGCCCTCGCGCTCCTTGTGCCGCGTGGTCGCCCCCCACTCGCGCGGCAGGTCGAAGAGGCTGTACCAGTGCACGCGCTCGGCGCGGCCCAGCAGCAGCCCGGCGGTGCGCTCGAGCCCCAGCCGCTGCACTTCCTCGCTGGCGTAGGTGCTGACGCCCACCTCGGTGACCCAGACGGGCTTGTCGGTCACGCAGCGGACCGACTGCAGCTTGCGCGGCCAGTCGTCGACGCTCCACAGGTTCCAGTCGAGCGGGAAGCCGTGCACGGCCACCACGTCGACGTCGTCCAGCACCCCCTGCCCCGCCAGGTTGGCCACGAAGCCGGGGTCGATCGGGCTCATCCCGCCCAGCACGCGGCGCACCTCGGGGCTCTCGGCGGCGACGGCGCGGGCGGCGCGGCGGACCATGTCGGCGTAGACCGCCCACCCGGGATCGAGCCGGAAGTCCCAGTGGGACATGTTGTTCGGCTCGTTCCAGAGCATCACCGCCTCGATCACCGGCCGCCTCTCTCACGCGCGGGGTAGACGGCGCGCGGCTGCTCATCGGGGAGCCGGCCGCGGCGGCAGAGGTAGACTTCCTGCTCGGGGTGC
This window of the Longimicrobium sp. genome carries:
- a CDS encoding DUF5916 domain-containing protein produces the protein MHPRNASAQPLAAALVLSLLLAAPLAAQVALGTGAAAPAHRPTHAGTAPTVRAVPAGEVKLDGALDDAAWAAAPAATDFRQQDPNEGQPATQRTEVRFAYGPDALYVGARMHDTLGAAGVRTRLARRDQDAGGDWLELVFDTYHDHAGRTVFRINPSGVKTDAGQASPSADPSWDPVWQAATRVDSAGWTAELRIPWSQLRFSRDSAQTWGVQIWRYVERLNEISMWSFWGKQENGGPAYFGHLQGLDVARRPGGWEVMPYMLARAAYVRSPQPGSPFHDASAYDVRTGADVKALLGSNLTLSATFNPDFGQVEVDPAVVNLSAFEVSFEEKRPFFVEGSGILGFGGLSCFTCSNVSSTNLFYSRRIGRRPQGGMPFRTTFSDVPENTPILGAAKLTGRLGNGLEIGVLEAVTGAEKARFIDAAGAEVEREVEPLTNYLVGRVRRTFRGGNATVGAIATSVARSFGYDTLRHQLSSHAEALGVDWNVYWNNRTYRLMGNVAVSSVAGDSLAILRLQRSSARYFQRPDREHGGNGLFSDAYDPSLTSMRGFAGYARLAREGGPLRWETQLNVRSPGFEVNDAAIITRADYVWTLVNVNRRWTTPTRWYRYLGITAGAQNQFNFDGDVNDRQVHLSLYADLPNYWGTGLYLQYRPEVFDERLTRGGAVVRRAASRFVGWNLNTDMRKPLALSTNPGYFWREDGGFEASANLGVRYRPTSNVSLTVSPSFFRLETPTQFVDAFADPSAVAFYGRRAVFGGLSQRTVSMDTRLNVTFSPTLSLELFAQPFVSTGEYHDFKEFAAPRAIAKTELGERLTPVVDAEGRETAYDLDSDGDGDADFRFRNPDFNFRSLRGNAVLRWEYRPGSTLFFVWQQQRSGSEAYGDFSFDRDASAVFRQHPDNVFVIKASYWLGR
- a CDS encoding phytanoyl-CoA dioxygenase family protein, giving the protein MQSTDVQIRQYREEGYLFLPELFSAEEVARMRSELPAVFGEDSPGRVLEEGSGIVRSVYGTHNRHPLFGALAADARLVELARGALDSEVYVHQFKINAKQAFGGEVWEWHQDFIYWRNEDGMPANRVINAMVFLDEVNEFNGPLLIIPRSHHHGVLATDDRELETDPEGPSWASNVAARLTYTISRQDLARLVAENGIVGPKGPAGSVLLFDPNVVHGSSPNMSPFDRAVVIVTYNSVLNTPPVPSPRPEFLASRDYTPIVPVENAILATELASL